One Kitasatospora sp. NBC_01266 genomic window carries:
- a CDS encoding IMP dehydrogenase yields MAQIIAEVSRTFNEFLLLPNRTRTDCSAATVDLRTPLVRHLAGEASAIELQSPFTSAIMQAVSTPELAIALARNGGFSFLHHNQSIQDQAAAVRQVKNFKAGFVTSDTNVRPDDSLSLLVDVMRRTGHSTAAVTHDGTATGRLLGLVTSRDFHPQRHDLDGPVSGRMTAVADLPHAGADITLSEANARLWDERLDCLPVLDAGGHLQQLVFRSDYADNKRFPNQVVDAAKRLRVGAGINTHDYQERVPALLEAGADALCFDSSDGYSDWQAQALSWVKKHYPEIPVGGGNVVDGEAFTFLAEAGADFVKVGVGGGSICITRDQKGIGRGQASAVLDVAAARDAFRERTGEYVPICSDGGLVHDYHVALALAMGADFVMMGRYFARFDQAAGAKLPTRDGFVKEYWGEGSNRARNWQRYGQGGQGLIFEEGVDGYVPYAGDLNEGLALTIAKLKTTMVSCGSTTLPEFQSTARLTLVSDQSFQESHANVTLRDTPATVS; encoded by the coding sequence GTGGCACAGATCATCGCCGAGGTCTCACGGACGTTCAACGAGTTTCTGCTCTTGCCGAACCGGACTCGGACCGACTGCTCGGCTGCGACGGTCGACCTGCGCACGCCGCTGGTGCGGCACCTCGCGGGTGAGGCGTCGGCGATCGAGCTGCAGTCCCCGTTCACGTCCGCGATCATGCAGGCCGTCAGCACACCCGAGCTCGCGATCGCGCTGGCGCGCAACGGTGGTTTCAGCTTCCTGCACCACAACCAGTCGATCCAGGACCAGGCTGCGGCGGTCCGTCAGGTGAAGAACTTCAAGGCCGGGTTCGTCACCAGCGATACCAACGTCCGCCCCGACGACAGCCTGAGCCTGCTGGTCGATGTCATGCGCCGCACCGGTCACAGCACCGCCGCGGTCACCCACGACGGGACCGCCACCGGCCGCCTGCTCGGCCTGGTGACCTCCCGCGACTTCCACCCCCAGCGCCACGACCTCGACGGACCGGTCAGCGGCCGGATGACCGCCGTCGCCGACCTGCCGCACGCCGGTGCCGACATCACGCTCTCCGAGGCCAACGCGCGGCTGTGGGACGAACGGCTGGACTGCCTCCCGGTGCTGGACGCCGGGGGTCACCTGCAGCAGCTGGTGTTCCGTTCCGACTACGCGGACAACAAGCGCTTCCCGAACCAGGTCGTGGACGCTGCCAAGCGGCTGCGGGTGGGCGCGGGCATCAACACCCACGACTATCAGGAGCGGGTCCCGGCCCTGCTGGAGGCGGGCGCGGACGCGCTGTGCTTCGACTCGTCCGACGGCTACAGCGACTGGCAGGCACAGGCGCTGTCCTGGGTGAAGAAGCACTATCCGGAGATCCCGGTCGGTGGCGGCAACGTGGTCGACGGCGAGGCGTTCACCTTTCTCGCCGAGGCGGGGGCGGACTTCGTCAAGGTCGGGGTGGGCGGCGGCTCCATCTGCATCACCCGGGACCAGAAGGGCATCGGCCGCGGCCAGGCCAGCGCCGTGCTGGACGTCGCGGCGGCCCGGGACGCCTTCCGCGAACGCACCGGCGAGTACGTGCCGATCTGCTCCGACGGCGGGCTGGTGCACGACTACCACGTGGCGCTGGCACTGGCGATGGGGGCCGACTTCGTCATGATGGGGCGTTACTTCGCGCGCTTCGACCAGGCGGCCGGCGCGAAGCTGCCCACCCGTGACGGCTTCGTGAAGGAGTACTGGGGTGAGGGTTCGAACCGGGCCCGCAACTGGCAGCGCTACGGCCAGGGCGGCCAGGGCCTGATCTTCGAGGAAGGCGTGGACGGCTACGTCCCCTACGCGGGCGACCTCAACGAAGGGCTCGCCCTGACCATCGCCAAGCTCAAGACCACGATGGTCTCCTGCGGCTCCACCACCCTGCCGGAGTTCCAGTCGACGGCCCGGCTGACGCTCGTTTCGGACCAGAGCTTCCAGGAGAGCCACGCCAACGTCACCCTGCGGGACACCCCGGCGACGGTCTCCTGA
- a CDS encoding CAP domain-containing protein encodes MTKYATETEPAAQPWGGAGPESWYDLSPAAGRPGGGAHRRAGNGRHRARRGVAGARPLLAAVALAATATTVVIGGRALLPGPQDGKQLSAPEPPPATDAPASTASGSPSGTPAATAAPSAQGTGPTRLPGGSTSTTPVNSPTVGAPSSAPTPANSQTAAASQAPTAPSAAPVPTASSTTGAVPVPAPSATAPGAPGTDLDPALAQVLAVINQARAAQGVAPLQMLAGLQTSADAHNHTMAAGCGLQHQCPGEPAFGARENAAGVQWTTAGENIGEGGPVADTTAAIADMAVGLTNSMLAEQPPNDGHRRNILNPAFHHIGIELLRDSSGTVWMTQDFSD; translated from the coding sequence ATGACGAAGTACGCCACCGAGACCGAGCCGGCTGCGCAGCCCTGGGGCGGTGCGGGGCCGGAAAGCTGGTACGACCTGAGTCCGGCCGCCGGCAGGCCGGGTGGTGGGGCCCATCGCCGGGCCGGCAACGGCCGGCACCGGGCGCGGCGCGGGGTCGCCGGCGCCAGGCCGCTGCTCGCCGCGGTCGCGCTGGCGGCGACGGCGACCACCGTGGTGATCGGCGGACGGGCCCTGCTGCCCGGCCCGCAGGACGGCAAGCAGCTCTCGGCGCCGGAACCACCGCCGGCGACCGACGCGCCGGCGAGCACCGCGTCCGGCTCCCCGAGCGGGACGCCTGCCGCCACGGCGGCCCCGTCCGCGCAGGGCACCGGGCCCACCCGGTTGCCCGGCGGGTCCACCAGCACGACGCCGGTGAACTCTCCCACCGTCGGAGCGCCGTCCAGCGCGCCGACGCCGGCCAACTCGCAGACCGCCGCCGCCTCCCAGGCCCCGACAGCCCCCAGCGCCGCACCCGTCCCCACCGCGAGTTCCACCACCGGCGCCGTTCCCGTCCCCGCGCCGAGCGCCACCGCTCCCGGTGCCCCCGGCACCGACCTGGATCCGGCGCTCGCCCAGGTGCTGGCCGTCATCAACCAGGCGCGCGCCGCCCAGGGCGTGGCACCGCTGCAGATGCTGGCCGGCCTGCAGACCAGTGCGGACGCCCACAACCACACCATGGCCGCGGGCTGTGGACTGCAGCACCAGTGCCCGGGCGAACCCGCCTTCGGCGCCCGCGAGAACGCCGCCGGCGTGCAGTGGACGACGGCCGGCGAGAACATCGGCGAGGGCGGCCCGGTCGCCGACACCACGGCCGCGATAGCCGACATGGCGGTCGGGCTCACCAACAGCATGCTCGCCGAGCAGCCGCCGAACGACGGCCACCGGCGCAACATCCTCAACCCGGCGTTCCACCACATCGGCATCGAGCTGCTGCGGGACTCCTCGGGAACGGTGTGGATGACCCAGGACTTCTCCGACTGA